The following coding sequences lie in one Hyalangium ruber genomic window:
- the rsmA gene encoding 16S rRNA (adenine(1518)-N(6)/adenine(1519)-N(6))-dimethyltransferase RsmA has product MESPRDILKRHGLHAKYSWGQNFLGDERALQNIADALALREGEPVVELGPGLGHLTRFLSATGARVTAVEKDRDMIAVLEKEAIPGVRVVSGNAATVDFAQAAGEPEVAVVGNLPYHLTSSILFQVLEQRAHVSRAVFTLQKEVVERLAAEPGTRDYGLLTVLLGLYFDIEHLFTLHARLFHPPPKVDSAVVRLTRLKAPRAPVVDGARFIRVVKAAFAQRRKTLLNSLKSDRTLASPEQFAKALETAGIDPMRRAETLSAEEFAALERALGPVPQSP; this is encoded by the coding sequence GTGGAATCGCCGCGCGACATCCTCAAGCGTCACGGGCTGCACGCGAAGTACAGCTGGGGGCAGAACTTCCTCGGCGACGAGCGAGCGCTCCAGAACATCGCGGACGCGCTGGCGCTGCGCGAGGGCGAGCCCGTGGTGGAGCTGGGGCCTGGGTTGGGGCACCTCACGCGGTTCCTGTCGGCCACGGGGGCGCGTGTCACGGCGGTGGAGAAGGACCGGGACATGATCGCCGTGCTGGAGAAGGAGGCGATCCCCGGTGTGCGGGTGGTGTCGGGCAATGCGGCCACGGTGGACTTCGCGCAGGCGGCCGGTGAGCCCGAGGTGGCGGTGGTGGGAAACCTCCCGTACCACCTGACGAGCTCGATCCTCTTCCAGGTGCTGGAGCAGCGCGCCCATGTGTCGCGGGCGGTGTTCACACTGCAGAAGGAAGTGGTGGAGCGGCTGGCGGCGGAACCGGGGACGCGAGACTACGGGCTGCTGACCGTGTTGCTGGGGCTCTACTTCGACATCGAGCACCTCTTCACGCTGCATGCGCGGCTCTTCCACCCGCCACCCAAGGTGGACTCAGCGGTGGTGCGGCTGACGCGGCTGAAGGCACCGCGCGCTCCGGTGGTGGACGGTGCGCGCTTCATCCGCGTGGTGAAGGCGGCTTTCGCTCAGCGGCGCAAGACGCTGCTCAACTCGCTCAAGTCGGACCGGACGCTGGCCTCACCCGAGCAGTTCGCGAAGGCGCTGGAGACCGCGGGCATCGACCCGATGCGCCGCGCGGAGACGCTCTCGGCCGAGGAGTTCGCCGCGCTGGAGCGAGCACTGGGCCCCGTTCCTCAGAGTCCTTAG
- a CDS encoding serine/threonine protein kinase has protein sequence MSPSLSLASDPNFESGALIDQWRVIKRFRSGSYGVVYRVVRAEQPEAGTYALKLARNPEDERFEREAMLLSRIHHPAVPQFHGHGLWKDVLGQSYPYVVMQWVEGVPLYEWADQRSFTSRQVLLVLAQVARALEATHLHGVHRDVKGDNVLVGENGQVFLVDFGACWYAGARPLTDSAIPPGTEPYRSHQLIRFRYQFRRHLEAHYHYPPEDDLYALGVMAYRLVTGTYPPAGTDPECSDDPERPRPPRLVAPRDMASVVPVLDSLILQMLSEERSARGTAGELAQSLKKAAASVEPELDLPIVPNSSTRTTERATRPGPPSWFRRVLVLLSRWLVPSAALAAVTLVTVLSAHLMEDPPQLTCGEQPAKGRAGEPVGLGDTTLASAAPFIADRLPVRAVSLDMPDRPLKGQKRAPCVRRREVEINGGCWIQVGTMEAPCEADAYDWQGKCYLPVSAPLRQPTSKEP, from the coding sequence ATGTCTCCGTCCTTGTCCCTTGCTTCGGATCCCAATTTCGAAAGCGGTGCGCTCATCGACCAGTGGCGCGTTATCAAGCGCTTCCGGAGCGGTAGCTACGGCGTGGTGTACCGCGTCGTACGCGCCGAGCAGCCCGAGGCTGGCACCTACGCGCTCAAGCTCGCCCGGAACCCGGAGGATGAGCGCTTCGAGCGGGAGGCGATGCTGCTCTCACGCATCCATCACCCCGCAGTGCCCCAGTTCCATGGGCACGGCCTGTGGAAGGACGTTCTGGGACAGAGCTATCCCTACGTCGTCATGCAGTGGGTGGAGGGCGTTCCGCTCTACGAGTGGGCCGACCAGCGCAGCTTCACCTCCCGACAGGTGCTCCTGGTCCTGGCGCAGGTGGCTCGGGCGCTGGAGGCCACCCACCTGCACGGCGTGCATCGGGATGTGAAGGGCGACAACGTGCTGGTGGGAGAGAATGGGCAGGTCTTCCTCGTGGACTTTGGAGCCTGCTGGTACGCAGGGGCGCGTCCTCTCACGGACTCCGCCATTCCTCCTGGCACCGAGCCCTACCGCAGCCACCAGCTCATCCGCTTCCGCTACCAGTTCCGGCGCCACCTCGAGGCGCACTACCACTACCCTCCGGAGGATGATCTCTATGCGCTGGGGGTGATGGCCTACCGCCTCGTGACAGGCACCTACCCTCCCGCCGGCACGGATCCCGAGTGCTCTGATGATCCGGAGCGGCCTCGTCCCCCGCGCCTCGTGGCTCCACGAGACATGGCCTCCGTGGTGCCTGTTCTGGACAGCCTCATCCTTCAGATGCTTTCCGAGGAGCGCTCCGCGCGCGGAACCGCTGGAGAGTTGGCGCAGTCCCTCAAGAAAGCAGCGGCGAGCGTGGAACCGGAACTGGATCTACCCATCGTCCCAAACTCGTCCACACGGACCACCGAGCGTGCAACCCGGCCGGGGCCTCCGAGTTGGTTCAGGCGCGTCCTGGTACTGCTGTCGAGGTGGCTTGTCCCCTCTGCCGCACTGGCCGCAGTGACGCTGGTCACCGTGTTGTCAGCTCATCTCATGGAAGATCCGCCACAATTGACCTGTGGGGAGCAGCCAGCCAAAGGACGCGCCGGGGAGCCTGTGGGATTGGGAGACACGACCCTGGCATCTGCCGCGCCCTTCATCGCAGACCGTCTTCCCGTGCGCGCAGTGAGCCTCGATATGCCCGACCGCCCGCTGAAAGGTCAGAAGCGCGCCCCGTGCGTGCGCCGGAGAGAGGTGGAGATCAACGGGGGATGCTGGATACAGGTAGGAACCATGGAAGCACCGTGCGAAGCCGACGCCTACGATTGGCAAGGCAAGTGTTACTTGCCTGTGAGCGCTCCCTTGCGACAACCCACCTCCAAGGAGCCGTGA
- a CDS encoding kinetoplast-associated protein, with translation MASRTRSTEQTKASFDELARKARNKPVVSAKEQEARHSHAKNVLADVASLTAEAAVKKVTEAGLTINKTLGGINEQVMGLVEELKKLDEAIKLKNEELTGLHGKDIAASAIDVLVAEYDKKKAELQLEMERLQKEIAETRAKFDADLAAERQAGEVARTRAEEEYSYNIQLQRKKDQDAFQEQLRLQSATERDRKEKLEKEWATREESLKLREKELEDLRKQVADFPAVLKKDTDAAAAIAGNRVKSEWEMKFTLAQKDAETAQRVASMEIASLKEANAKQAHALQLLQTELAEAKRQVQAIAEKALESASGARALAEVQGVIASRDYNKNK, from the coding sequence ATGGCTTCGCGCACTCGTTCCACCGAGCAGACCAAGGCTTCGTTCGATGAGCTGGCCCGCAAGGCTCGTAACAAGCCCGTGGTCTCGGCCAAGGAGCAGGAGGCACGTCACTCTCACGCCAAGAACGTCCTGGCGGATGTCGCCAGCCTCACCGCCGAGGCGGCCGTCAAGAAGGTGACCGAGGCGGGACTGACGATCAACAAGACGCTGGGCGGCATCAACGAGCAGGTGATGGGGCTGGTCGAGGAGCTCAAGAAGCTCGATGAGGCCATCAAGCTCAAGAACGAGGAGCTGACGGGGCTTCACGGCAAGGACATCGCCGCCAGCGCCATCGATGTGCTGGTGGCCGAGTACGACAAGAAGAAGGCGGAGCTCCAGCTCGAGATGGAGCGGCTGCAGAAGGAGATCGCCGAGACGCGCGCGAAGTTCGACGCGGATCTCGCGGCGGAGCGGCAGGCCGGCGAGGTGGCCCGTACGCGCGCCGAGGAGGAGTACAGCTACAACATCCAGCTGCAGCGCAAGAAGGACCAGGATGCCTTCCAGGAGCAGCTGCGCCTGCAGTCCGCCACCGAGCGCGACCGCAAGGAGAAGCTCGAGAAGGAGTGGGCCACGCGCGAGGAGAGCCTGAAGCTGCGCGAGAAGGAGCTGGAGGATCTGCGCAAGCAGGTGGCGGACTTCCCGGCGGTGCTGAAGAAGGACACGGACGCGGCGGCGGCCATCGCCGGCAACCGCGTGAAGTCCGAGTGGGAGATGAAGTTCACCCTCGCCCAGAAGGACGCGGAGACGGCGCAGCGTGTGGCGAGCATGGAGATCGCCTCGCTCAAGGAGGCGAACGCGAAGCAGGCGCATGCGCTCCAGCTGCTCCAGACCGAGCTGGCCGAGGCCAAGCGTCAGGTCCAGGCCATCGCCGAGAAGGCGCTGGAGTCCGCCTCGGGCGCCCGTGCGCTCGCCGAGGTCCAGGGCGTCATCGCCAGCCGCGACTACAACAAGAACAAGTAG